In the Kitasatospora terrestris genome, one interval contains:
- a CDS encoding IclR family transcriptional regulator, protein MSSPTTNAALGGGAQVKSAVRTIELLEYFAGNTGMHSLAEVQEQTGYPKSSLYMLLRTLTELGWVETDATGTRYGIGVRALLVGSSYIDGDAVVAAARPTLDLLSEDTGETIHLARLDGANVVYLATRQSQHSLRPFTRIGRRLPAYATSHGKALLATHTDEQIRRLLPEQLEPLTEHTHTDREELIEELAEVRARGYAVDREENTLGVRCFGVAIPYRSPARDAVSVSVPVARLSPGREETIRHALFDARDRLTLATRHF, encoded by the coding sequence ATGTCCTCGCCGACGACCAACGCCGCCCTCGGCGGCGGTGCCCAGGTGAAGTCCGCGGTGCGGACCATCGAGCTGCTGGAGTACTTCGCCGGCAACACCGGCATGCACAGCCTCGCCGAGGTGCAGGAGCAGACCGGCTACCCCAAGTCCAGCCTGTACATGCTGCTGCGCACCCTGACCGAGCTCGGCTGGGTGGAGACCGACGCCACCGGCACCCGGTACGGCATCGGCGTGCGAGCCCTGCTGGTCGGCAGCTCGTACATCGACGGCGACGCCGTGGTGGCCGCCGCCCGCCCGACCCTCGACCTGCTCTCCGAGGACACCGGCGAGACCATCCACCTGGCCCGGCTGGACGGCGCCAACGTGGTCTACCTCGCCACCCGGCAGTCCCAGCACAGCCTGCGCCCGTTCACCCGGATCGGCCGCCGGCTGCCCGCGTACGCCACCTCGCACGGCAAGGCACTGCTCGCCACCCACACCGACGAGCAGATCCGCCGGCTGCTCCCGGAGCAGCTGGAGCCGCTGACCGAGCACACCCACACCGACCGGGAGGAGCTGATCGAGGAGCTGGCGGAGGTCCGCGCCCGCGGCTACGCGGTGGACCGCGAGGAGAACACGCTCGGCGTGCGCTGCTTCGGCGTCGCGATCCCGTACCGCTCGCCGGCCCGCGACGCGGTGTCGGTCTCCGTCCCGGTGGCCCGGCTCTCGCCGGGGCGCGAGGAGACCATCCGGCACGCCCTGTTCGACGCCCGCGACCGCCTCACCCTGGCGACCCGTCACTTCTGA
- a CDS encoding pectate lyase, translating into MRLPRAALCTAAALCTTLLAAPTGAQAADLGHTTLAAGDGWAAATTGTTGGSKADAAHTVTVSTRAQLVAALGGKNSSNGSNATPKIVYLSGTIDLNTDDAGNHLACSAYTTGGYSLSAYLAAYDPKVWGTSKVPSGTQESARAASQKLQADKVQINVGANTTIVGVNNAKLRGGGLVVKNVDNVIVRNIAFENAADCFPQWDPTDGSSGNWNSMYDAMTVYNATHVWVDHNTFSDGAVPDSSLPSYFGRLYQVHDGLLDVVKGADWVTASWNVFKDHDKTDLIGNSDSSTVDSGHLKVTFHHNLWQNTVERAPRVRFGQVDVYNNYFVPTAGNYEYSIGVGKSSQIVAQNNYFALPSGVTAGKVLYNWGGTALTASGNAVNGTTTDLIAAWNAANSSKKLGTSAGWTPTLRTAVDAASAVPAKVTASAGAGHL; encoded by the coding sequence ATGCGCCTGCCCCGCGCAGCCCTGTGCACCGCCGCCGCCCTCTGCACCACCCTGCTCGCCGCCCCCACCGGCGCGCAGGCCGCCGACCTCGGCCACACCACCCTGGCCGCGGGCGACGGCTGGGCCGCCGCCACCACCGGCACCACCGGCGGGTCCAAGGCCGACGCCGCCCACACCGTCACCGTCTCCACCCGGGCACAGCTGGTCGCCGCCCTCGGCGGCAAGAACTCGAGCAACGGCTCCAACGCCACCCCGAAGATCGTCTACCTGTCCGGCACGATCGACCTCAACACCGACGACGCCGGCAACCACCTCGCCTGCTCCGCCTACACCACCGGCGGCTACAGCCTCTCCGCCTACCTCGCCGCGTACGACCCGAAGGTGTGGGGCACCTCCAAGGTGCCCTCCGGCACCCAGGAGAGCGCCCGGGCCGCCTCGCAGAAGCTGCAGGCCGACAAGGTGCAGATCAACGTCGGCGCCAACACCACCATCGTCGGCGTCAACAACGCCAAGCTGCGCGGCGGCGGGCTGGTGGTCAAGAACGTGGACAACGTGATCGTCCGCAACATCGCCTTCGAGAACGCCGCCGACTGCTTCCCGCAGTGGGACCCGACCGACGGTTCCAGCGGCAACTGGAACTCCATGTACGACGCGATGACCGTCTACAACGCCACCCACGTCTGGGTGGACCACAACACCTTCTCCGACGGCGCCGTCCCGGACTCCTCGCTGCCCAGCTACTTCGGGCGGCTCTACCAGGTCCACGACGGCCTGCTCGACGTGGTCAAGGGCGCGGACTGGGTCACCGCCTCGTGGAACGTCTTCAAGGACCACGACAAGACGGACCTGATCGGCAACAGCGACAGCTCCACGGTGGACTCCGGCCACCTCAAGGTGACCTTCCACCACAACCTGTGGCAGAACACCGTCGAGCGCGCGCCGCGGGTGCGCTTCGGCCAGGTCGACGTCTACAACAACTACTTCGTCCCGACCGCCGGGAACTACGAGTACAGCATCGGCGTCGGCAAGTCCTCGCAGATCGTCGCGCAGAACAACTACTTCGCCCTGCCCTCCGGCGTCACCGCGGGCAAGGTGCTCTACAACTGGGGCGGCACCGCGCTCACCGCGAGCGGCAACGCGGTCAACGGCACCACCACCGACCTGATCGCCGCCTGGAACGCCGCCAACTCCAGCAAGAAGCTCGGCACCTCGGCCGGCTGGACCCCCACCCTGCGCACCGCCGTCGACGCGGCCTCCGCCGTCCCCGCCAAGGTCACCGCCTCGGCCGGCGCCGGCCACCTGTAG